In one Neobacillus sp. WH10 genomic region, the following are encoded:
- a CDS encoding SIMPL domain-containing protein (The SIMPL domain is named for its presence in mouse protein SIMPL (signalling molecule that associates with mouse pelle-like kinase). Bacterial member BP26, from Brucella, was shown to assemble into a channel-like structure, while YggE from E. coli has been associated with resistance to oxidative stress.), producing the protein MYNNIPSNRNGSHHKGNLIKVRGEGELAIQPDSASVNLGVITENKELLTAQQQNSIEVTKVINALLGLGIPQNQIQTIDYRIESNYDYEQGKQIFRGYKITHLLQVKIDDLSLVGKVVDTAVQNGVNYVSNVQFTAKNKEVFYQQALVLALNNAIEKAKTIAEALNVTLIPTPSLVVEGGNMVQPYFHPSETYLKGISSTQFEPGQIKVTATISAEFHYRTVY; encoded by the coding sequence TTGTATAATAACATACCTTCCAATAGAAATGGATCACATCATAAAGGAAATTTAATAAAAGTAAGAGGCGAAGGTGAACTTGCTATTCAGCCTGATTCGGCTTCAGTGAACTTAGGGGTCATCACTGAAAATAAGGAATTGTTAACTGCTCAGCAGCAGAACTCTATTGAAGTGACAAAAGTAATTAACGCTCTGCTCGGACTAGGAATTCCGCAAAATCAAATACAAACAATCGATTATCGTATTGAATCAAATTATGATTACGAGCAGGGGAAACAAATATTTCGCGGCTATAAAATAACCCATCTATTGCAAGTGAAAATAGATGATTTATCATTGGTAGGGAAAGTAGTGGATACAGCAGTTCAAAACGGGGTTAACTATGTCTCGAATGTTCAATTTACAGCTAAGAATAAAGAGGTTTTTTATCAGCAAGCCTTGGTCCTTGCTCTAAACAATGCAATCGAAAAAGCTAAAACAATAGCGGAGGCGTTAAATGTAACATTAATACCTACACCAAGTTTAGTAGTGGAAGGCGGAAATATGGTTCAGCCATATTTCCATCCATCGGAAACATATTTAAAAGGAATAAGTTCAACGCAATTTGAACCGGGACAAATAAAAGTAACTGCCACTATTTCTGCAGAATTTCATTATCGAACAGTTTATTAA
- a CDS encoding TlpA disulfide reductase family protein: protein MNKRVIKLLVLILIIGMFGFFGYSLITKGKNTDVGDQAYNFELPNYEGSTTKLSDYKGKVVILNYFASWCAPCKEEFPELAAFQKDYGNKYPLVMINRGETIDRIKKITNNNKEGMIYLFDYNAKVAKRFNVTGQPETFVIDKKGIIREHYNGPVTEMQLYNWAKKYDN from the coding sequence ATGAACAAGCGAGTCATCAAATTACTCGTATTGATTCTAATTATTGGTATGTTTGGTTTTTTTGGATATAGCTTAATTACAAAGGGAAAAAACACGGATGTCGGCGATCAAGCTTATAATTTCGAGCTGCCAAATTATGAAGGAAGTACCACTAAGCTATCTGATTATAAAGGGAAAGTGGTAATATTAAATTATTTTGCCAGCTGGTGTGCACCTTGTAAGGAAGAGTTTCCTGAATTAGCAGCATTTCAAAAGGATTATGGAAATAAATACCCCCTTGTAATGATCAACCGTGGAGAAACAATTGATCGGATAAAAAAAATTACCAACAATAATAAAGAAGGAATGATTTATTTATTTGATTACAATGCCAAGGTTGCAAAACGGTTTAACGTAACTGGCCAGCCTGAAACCTTTGTTATCGATAAGAAGGGAATAATAAGGGAGCACTATAACGGTCCAGTTACTGAAATGCAGCTGTATAATTGGGCAAAGAAATATGATAACTAA
- a CDS encoding CcmD family protein yields MNYEYMLGAYSVAWVVIFAYMFIIGKRHDKLKKEIEFLKQLDK; encoded by the coding sequence ATGAATTATGAATATATGTTAGGTGCTTATTCCGTTGCTTGGGTTGTTATTTTTGCTTATATGTTTATTATCGGTAAAAGACATGACAAGCTTAAAAAGGAAATTGAATTTTTAAAACAGCTCGATAAATAG
- a CDS encoding cytochrome c biogenesis protein: MSMNLEREKAVLPGSQITDTKSLNLSKLLFSATVISMLVSLYFIFIFAEEETTMHAAQKIFYFHVSSAWLAFMAFFVTFVFSILFLIKRKRIFDTYAYVSAEIGVVFTIIVLTTGPIWARSAWNTWWVWEPRLITTLILFFIYIAYIMIRQMDGVWDKKARLAAVFGIIGFADVPIVFFAIRWWQTKFHPIVFGEGPSQKGGGIDDTMLVALLITITAFTILYSYLLQKGVSFENMRIKVERYKEKLREDLEK, translated from the coding sequence ATGAGTATGAATCTCGAACGAGAGAAAGCGGTGCTTCCTGGATCTCAAATAACTGATACAAAGAGCCTAAATTTATCAAAATTGCTGTTTAGTGCTACAGTCATTTCCATGTTAGTGTCCCTATATTTTATCTTTATATTTGCTGAAGAAGAAACAACCATGCATGCAGCACAAAAAATCTTTTACTTTCATGTGAGTTCTGCATGGCTTGCCTTTATGGCGTTCTTTGTTACATTTGTCTTTAGTATTTTGTTCTTAATCAAGCGGAAAAGAATTTTTGATACTTATGCATATGTTTCTGCTGAAATCGGTGTTGTATTTACTATCATTGTGTTAACAACAGGTCCAATTTGGGCAAGATCGGCTTGGAATACATGGTGGGTATGGGAACCACGTCTAATCACGACTTTAATTCTATTTTTTATCTATATTGCCTACATTATGATTCGTCAAATGGACGGAGTTTGGGATAAAAAGGCAAGGCTTGCAGCTGTCTTTGGCATCATCGGGTTTGCCGACGTACCAATAGTATTTTTCGCCATTCGTTGGTGGCAAACAAAGTTCCATCCAATTGTTTTTGGTGAGGGACCTTCCCAAAAAGGTGGCGGTATTGATGATACGATGTTAGTAGCATTGCTCATCACGATTACCGCTTTTACCATTCTATATTCCTACCTTCTTCAAAAGGGAGTTTCTTTTGAAAATATGAGAATCAAAGTAGAAAGATATAAAGAAAAATTAAGAGAAGATTTAGAAAAATAG
- a CDS encoding heme exporter protein CcmB has product MNLFRTALLLAKKDLYSELKTKQILTTQIIFAGLVIVVFSFAFDPANNTTKAVIPGVIWVIIVFAGILGLNRSFISEQRNDTMQGLLVAPMEAASIYLGKFLANFAMMLVVEIVSIPFLFLLFDFKFLGSFPYFILVIFLGSFGFIAIGTFLAALAANSKSSEMLLPLLLFPITTPILIGVVQATKIILTNVEKLSSAIAWIQLVTAYDVIFFVVCFLLIDYVLEV; this is encoded by the coding sequence ATGAACCTATTCCGAACGGCCCTCTTACTAGCTAAAAAGGATTTATATTCAGAGCTAAAAACCAAACAAATTCTCACGACGCAGATCATTTTTGCCGGCCTTGTTATTGTTGTTTTCAGTTTTGCGTTTGACCCTGCCAATAACACAACAAAAGCAGTTATTCCTGGCGTCATTTGGGTCATTATCGTGTTTGCCGGTATTTTAGGACTTAATCGATCGTTTATTTCGGAGCAGCGAAATGATACGATGCAAGGTTTATTGGTAGCGCCTATGGAGGCTGCAAGCATTTATTTAGGAAAGTTCCTCGCGAATTTCGCGATGATGCTTGTAGTGGAAATAGTCTCTATCCCGTTTTTATTCCTACTTTTTGATTTTAAATTTCTTGGTAGTTTTCCATATTTTATTTTAGTTATTTTCTTAGGAAGCTTTGGATTTATTGCTATTGGAACATTCTTAGCTGCCCTTGCTGCTAATTCTAAAAGCAGTGAAATGCTGCTGCCGCTTTTGCTTTTTCCGATTACAACACCTATCTTAATCGGAGTTGTTCAGGCAACGAAAATTATTTTAACGAATGTGGAAAAACTTTCAAGCGCAATTGCCTGGATCCAATTGGTCACGGCGTATGATGTTATTTTCTTTGTTGTTTGCTTCTTATTAATTGATTATGTGCTGGAGGTTTAA
- the ccmA gene encoding heme ABC exporter ATP-binding protein CcmA: MIEIKKLTKQADNKLILRSVDLSIKKGETVAILGPNGAGKSTLLKVLATLIKPTSGHVLVNGLDLKKNQIEIKKLLGYLPHSSLLYDHYSPLENLVFFGNIYGVKNVEQKAINLVKEVGLSFFLNEPVKNFSRGMIQRIAIARAIVHDPEVLLLDEPHTGLDQGAISILNNVIVSMKEKGTTTLMVTHDFKQAAEICDRVLIVKNGKIVDDFKVENRNLGFVSEKYELQVEGVS; this comes from the coding sequence ATGATAGAAATAAAAAAGCTGACAAAGCAAGCTGATAACAAGCTGATCTTGCGTAGTGTAGACCTCTCAATAAAAAAGGGGGAAACGGTAGCAATCCTCGGACCAAATGGTGCTGGTAAAAGTACGCTTTTAAAGGTGCTGGCAACCTTAATTAAGCCCACATCAGGGCATGTGTTGGTTAATGGTCTGGATTTGAAAAAGAACCAAATTGAAATAAAAAAATTATTAGGTTACTTACCCCATTCCAGCTTGCTTTATGACCATTACTCCCCGTTAGAAAATCTCGTATTCTTTGGGAATATTTACGGGGTTAAAAATGTCGAACAAAAAGCAATTAACCTTGTAAAAGAAGTAGGTTTGTCCTTCTTTTTGAATGAACCAGTCAAGAATTTTTCACGCGGTATGATCCAGAGGATTGCCATTGCACGTGCAATTGTTCATGATCCAGAGGTTCTGCTTTTAGACGAACCGCACACAGGGTTAGATCAAGGAGCTATTTCAATTTTAAATAATGTAATTGTGTCGATGAAAGAAAAAGGTACGACAACATTGATGGTTACCCATGACTTCAAACAAGCAGCAGAAATCTGTGACAGAGTCTTAATTGTGAAGAATGGAAAGATAGTCGATGACTTTAAGGTTGAAAATCGAAACTTAGGGTTTGTGTCTGAAAAATACGAGCTTCAAGTGGAGGGTGTATCATGA
- a CDS encoding cytochrome c-type biogenesis protein: MRNKICLGFLIIAFIFQGTFFRVEAKQIDYKSAEFKAVAQQFACTCGCGQDHYECDPNTCNLTTEFKKDLVEMMNKGWDKDKIREYYVNIYGEEILTSPEKSGFSLTAWVLPFVVLGAAGIAVFVIIRKWVKKKGPEEKVNEFMTTENEVEEEILSSMIDEERKKYL; this comes from the coding sequence ATGAGAAATAAAATTTGTCTAGGTTTCCTCATCATTGCGTTTATCTTTCAGGGCACGTTCTTCCGCGTGGAAGCAAAACAGATTGACTATAAATCTGCAGAGTTTAAAGCGGTTGCCCAGCAATTTGCATGTACTTGCGGCTGCGGACAGGATCATTATGAATGTGATCCCAATACGTGCAATCTCACAACTGAGTTTAAAAAAGATTTAGTTGAAATGATGAACAAAGGCTGGGATAAGGATAAAATCCGTGAATACTACGTCAATATTTACGGTGAAGAAATATTAACTTCTCCTGAGAAAAGCGGTTTTAGCCTAACAGCATGGGTTCTCCCATTTGTTGTACTAGGTGCAGCAGGAATAGCTGTGTTCGTCATTATCCGTAAATGGGTGAAGAAAAAAGGACCGGAAGAAAAAGTTAATGAATTCATGACCACTGAGAATGAAGTAGAAGAGGAAATCCTTTCTTCCATGATCGATGAAGAACGCAAAAAGTATCTTTAG
- a CDS encoding heme lyase CcmF/NrfE family subunit, with the protein MFLFANATIYIGLALAIYSLLIITLGISTKNQKLVNSGKGGMIALFVCTALAMLSLFYLLATSQFQYEYVHDYTSSELPIIYKLTALWAGNAGSLLLWTFFLTLYMVMIAFSRKLKGNPMVPYISAILLANAVFFFFILGFVAKPFMLLDTVPIEGNGLNPMLQNPGMIVHPVTLYLGYVGLAVPFAFAMAALILKNVDDFWIKMTRRWTIIAWLFLSLGNILGGQWAYVELGWGGYWAWDPVENASFMPWLTATAFLHSVMIQERKNMLKVWNISLIIVSYALTLFGTFLVRSGVLTSVHAFSNSNLGLYFLIFMAVAVILSLYVLMSRYNLLKRSAGEFNSFVSKESSFLVNNLLLVGAAFAVFWGTIFPLVSEAVRGTKVTVGLPFFNKVEAPILLSMMFVMAVCPLLAWQKSTVKNLKKNFMIPAILAIIGMVLMVVLGIQKAWAVIGYGVIILLLITHYLEFYRGVKARRKMTKETPLVALYRLMIRNRRRYGGYIVHLGIAFITMGIIGSQNYDLETMKTVSLGQSIELKNYRLNYERLDQKREGINDIVYADITVFRNGKKLGTYQPEKVFYGNWDQPSSEVAIISSLKEDLYIVLSAWEDDGKATFVVKINPMMNWLWFGSFMIVIGALFAIWNGKYGNVTPRYTGVRKEVS; encoded by the coding sequence ATGTTTTTATTTGCCAACGCAACAATATATATAGGATTAGCTCTTGCTATCTATTCGCTCCTCATTATCACTTTGGGGATTAGTACAAAAAACCAAAAGCTTGTTAATAGTGGAAAAGGCGGAATGATTGCATTATTTGTTTGTACAGCACTTGCTATGCTTTCCTTGTTCTACCTTTTAGCAACATCTCAATTCCAATACGAATACGTACACGATTACACAAGCAGTGAGCTTCCAATCATTTATAAACTTACCGCTCTGTGGGCTGGTAATGCTGGTTCCCTGTTACTGTGGACATTCTTCTTAACGCTATACATGGTTATGATTGCTTTTTCAAGAAAATTGAAAGGAAACCCGATGGTTCCATACATTTCAGCTATTCTTTTGGCCAACGCGGTTTTCTTCTTCTTCATTCTTGGATTTGTCGCAAAGCCATTCATGTTATTAGATACTGTCCCAATTGAAGGAAATGGGTTAAACCCAATGCTTCAGAATCCTGGAATGATCGTACATCCGGTTACACTTTACCTTGGTTATGTTGGTCTTGCTGTTCCATTTGCCTTTGCCATGGCTGCATTGATTTTGAAAAATGTCGATGATTTCTGGATAAAAATGACGAGACGCTGGACGATTATTGCCTGGTTATTTTTAAGTCTTGGAAATATCCTTGGTGGTCAATGGGCATATGTGGAACTTGGATGGGGCGGTTACTGGGCATGGGATCCTGTAGAAAACGCTTCCTTTATGCCGTGGTTAACAGCCACTGCATTCTTGCATTCCGTCATGATCCAAGAGCGGAAAAATATGCTGAAAGTTTGGAATATCAGCTTAATCATTGTTTCATATGCATTAACGCTTTTCGGAACGTTCCTTGTACGAAGCGGAGTACTGACATCTGTTCATGCATTCTCAAATTCAAATTTAGGTTTATACTTCTTAATCTTCATGGCAGTTGCTGTCATTCTATCATTATATGTATTAATGAGCCGTTACAATCTGCTTAAACGCAGTGCCGGGGAATTTAATTCCTTTGTTTCTAAAGAAAGCAGTTTCTTGGTTAACAATCTATTATTAGTTGGAGCAGCATTTGCCGTTTTCTGGGGAACTATTTTCCCGCTTGTATCTGAAGCCGTTCGCGGTACGAAAGTAACAGTTGGGCTGCCATTCTTTAATAAGGTTGAAGCGCCAATTCTATTATCGATGATGTTTGTCATGGCAGTCTGCCCACTCTTGGCCTGGCAGAAATCAACAGTAAAAAATCTTAAGAAAAACTTCATGATTCCAGCAATCCTTGCTATTATTGGCATGGTACTAATGGTTGTGCTTGGGATTCAAAAAGCATGGGCAGTCATTGGCTATGGGGTTATTATTCTATTATTAATCACCCATTACTTAGAGTTTTATAGAGGGGTAAAAGCAAGAAGAAAAATGACGAAAGAAACACCACTTGTTGCCCTGTACCGCTTAATGATCCGTAATCGCCGCCGCTATGGAGGCTATATCGTTCACCTTGGCATCGCGTTCATTACAATGGGGATTATCGGTTCACAAAACTATGATTTAGAGACGATGAAAACAGTTTCTTTAGGACAATCGATTGAACTTAAAAATTACCGACTCAATTATGAGCGGCTTGACCAAAAAAGAGAGGGAATTAACGATATTGTCTATGCTGATATTACCGTTTTTAGAAATGGTAAAAAACTCGGTACCTACCAGCCGGAAAAAGTATTTTATGGTAACTGGGATCAGCCTTCTTCTGAAGTAGCCATCATTTCTTCACTGAAGGAAGACTTATATATTGTTTTAAGTGCATGGGAAGACGATGGAAAGGCAACGTTTGTTGTAAAAATTAATCCAATGATGAACTGGTTATGGTTTGGTTCCTTCATGATTGTAATTGGTGCTTTGTTCGCCATTTGGAACGGAAAATATGGTAATGTCACTCCGAGATACACTGGAGTACGCAAAGAGGTGTCCTAA
- a CDS encoding cytochrome c maturation protein CcmE — protein sequence MKKNTLVMLGGFIIAGAIVFLLMAATPGSSGVELTLKELLATQEQHKDDFVTVEGLLIEDSIKWNPDKIELKFDVKDNDGNIMHVISNEPKPDNFSDGVITILQGSPTKKDTFEAESVKTRCPSKYEGKDMKDYDPETHKEKLNQPPNEK from the coding sequence TTGAAAAAAAATACGTTAGTTATGCTTGGTGGTTTTATAATTGCTGGGGCTATTGTTTTCTTGCTTATGGCTGCAACGCCGGGTTCTAGCGGTGTAGAGTTAACGTTAAAAGAATTATTGGCGACACAAGAACAACATAAAGACGACTTTGTTACAGTTGAAGGTTTATTAATTGAAGACTCGATTAAATGGAATCCTGACAAAATTGAATTGAAATTTGATGTAAAAGACAATGATGGTAATATTATGCACGTTATTAGTAATGAGCCAAAACCTGATAACTTTTCCGATGGGGTTATTACAATTCTTCAAGGTTCTCCTACAAAAAAGGATACCTTTGAAGCAGAATCTGTGAAAACAAGATGTCCTTCAAAATATGAAGGAAAAGACATGAAAGACTATGATCCTGAAACACATAAAGAAAAGTTAAATCAACCACCGAATGAAAAATAA